ACCAGGAAGACCAGTATTCAGCTTCCAAAGTGGATGGAAAATAATTCAATACCGAGATCCTTCCCGTTTCCGTCAGTCGTTTCAACTCGATCGGGGTTGGGACTCTCCAAGTTGTTCCGAGTGCTGCGCAAGCTTGGTAAGCTTCACTGATTCCACTGATCGTTATCTCTGAGGCCGCAAGCAACACTTGAGGGACTGTCACTCGGTTGCAAGCATGTGTCTTGCTATCGCAAAATGCCAACTGACGTGCTCCGTAACGATACGGATCTTGAGGATTCAACACCGTTCCTGCCGCTGCTCCCTGGCAATCATTCTGCGTTTGACGATACACTTGCCCTACAGAACATTTTTGCCATTCCAAGCCTGCCGCTGGATCTCTGATCGTTCCGGTTCGTGTGTCCACCAAACTTTGATTTGCTAGAAAACCCGCGATCAATAGATTCGTTTCTTCTTCGGAAACTCCGTAAAAATCTTTCTCCGGTTTCGCTTCGCAGTTCACAAAAAAAACTGCCAGCGAAAGTGCCATTATCAATAGTATATTTCTATGTTTCATTGTCTTTACTTCCCTAAAATATATGGTTAAAGTTCACAAAGGCTTGTGAATCTTCTTTCGACACTGCATAATCCACATAGATAACAGTTGCTTGGTTCCAAGGAATTCTAAAACCTAAACCCCGGGAATGTTTGTAACCTTTCAAGTTCACCCGGTCTGTAGCGTCCCAGACCCTACCTACATCGTAAAATGGTACCAATTGAAAATCAAAATGTTGTCCCCAAATATCGACGGATGCAAATTTCCAGCGAACTTCAAAGTTCGCATAACCCATCGTTTGCCCTACGAATCGATCCTGTTTGTAACCGCGAATTGTAGTTCTACCACCTAACCCCGATTGATTGGTTTCGGTTCCCCACATGTTGCGGTATTCATAGAAAGGAGCATCTCCGTTGGTTTGCATCAAAGCCGCTCTTGTAGCGATTACGAATTTTTCCAATAACTCCGGTGGCTTTTTAGTAATCCATTCCACAGGGCTGAAGAAAAGTCTTCCCGATACCAAGTTTTTGTTAAACTCATAATTGGAACCGATTGCCTTCGCGGATCTTTCGTGAGTGGCTTCCAAAAATAGACCTCGGTTCGGGTCCGGTTCGAAATCTCTCGTATCATACACGACTCCGGCGCGAATCGTGTTTGTAGTTCCACCGTTGAATCCCAAAATTTTACCGTCTTTTTGATCACGAGTCAAACGGGTTTCCCCTTCCGGAGTAGGGAGATGATCTCCTACAACATTATCCAAAAAGCCTGACCCAAGAGGAACTCCACCTAATAATTCCGATGCTCCGAATTTGGCATCATAAGTTTTGCCGTCATAAGTACGAACGATTTGTTTTGATAATCTTACTCCCGTTACAGTACGAACCGTTCCTCCGAAGAAAGAATATTCGCCGGAAAAGCTAAAGTTCGGGTTTTCTATATCATAACGATTGTATCTGGAATCGGTAACATAGGGAGCTTCTCCCGCACCTACATCCCCGGGACGACGGTATCCCAAATTGTTCTCATAGTCGGCGAAAGGAGCATTTCGCACCATACGACCTGCAGGATCGTTTCTTTCCAGATAGGATAACGGTTGGAGTGTTTTTTCTCCGATTCCAAAATACAAAGTATTCGGATTTCTATCGTAAACCAAATCGGCGCGTACTCTCCATTTCGTATCGAAGATATAAGGTGCATCCAAGCTCAACCAATGATAGGGAGCGTTTTTGGTTGTGTTAAAATATTGAGCGAAAATTCGATAACGATAAGGAGTATATTCGAATAATGGATTATCTCTTCCTCCGTTATTTAAATAAATGACCCTCGCTCCATAACCGATCCCTACGTTCGGATCGGAGTTCACAAGAGGAAGACCGGTGAAGTATCCGCCTTCTTTTTTATTTTTCACATCCCTGACACTCAGCCGTTTCTTTTCAGAAATCTCAAACGGAAGGCCGGGATGCGGTGGGCGTGGACCGGTTTCCTCCTCCGTTTTTGCTTGTGCCATGATTCCCAGAGAGAATAAAAAAAGAAGAAGTATGACACTTCTTGTTATATATTTGAACATTTTTGACCTATTTTTATATAAAATTGTCTAACGATGTCATGTCTTACGACATTATGTAAAAATGGGAAGGATTTTTTGGGAACCATCCCTACCTTAACGGTAGGGATGTGGCAGGGAGGTGAAAGTCAGAAATTATAGATTTTTAACGCAACGGACATAATTTCGATCCGTCTTCACAGTGTTTTTCTCATCACCAAAAGTGGATCTGTCAAAAGAGATGGATCTTGCCGTCTCTCCCGGGATGTCTTGTTCGTTCGACCAAGAAGACCAGTATTCCGCTTCCAAAGTCGATGGAAAATAATTCAATACCGAGATCCTTCCCGTTTCCGTCAGTCGTTTCAATTCGATCGGAGTTGGAACTCTCCAAGTTGTGCCAAGTGCCGCACATGCCTGGTATGCTTCACTGATTCCACTGATCGTTATCTCAGATGCCGCAAGCAACACTTGAGGTACTGTCACTCGGTTGCAAGCATGAGTCTTGCTATCGCAGAATGCCAACTGACGTGCTCCGTAACGATACGGATCTTGAGGATTCAACACCGTTCCTGCCGCTGCTCCCTGGCAATCATTCTGCGTTTGACGATACACTTGCCCTACAGAACATTTTTGCCATTCCAAGCCTGCCGCTGGATCTCGGATCGTTCCGGTCCGTGTGTCCACCAAACTTTGATTTGCTAGAAAGCCCGCGATCAACAAATTCGTTTCTTCTTCGGAAACTCCGTAAAAATCTTTCTCCGGTTTCGCTTCGCAATTTACAAAAAATGCAACCAGCGAAAGTGCCATTATCAATAGTATATTTCTATGTTTCATTGTCTTTACTTCCCTAAAATATATGGTTAAAGTTCACAAAAGTTTGCGAATCTTCCGAAGACCAAGCGTGATCTATGATAATAACGGTTGCTTGGTTCCAGGGAATTCGAAAGCCCAAACCTCGGGAATGTTTATAACCTTTTAAGTTCACTTTTTCCGTTGCATCCCAAACTCTACCTACATCATAAAACGGTACCAATTGAAAATCAAAATGTTGTTTGGCAACATCTATGGATGCGAATTTCCAGCGAACTTCAAAATTCGCATAAGCCATCGTCTGACCTATGAATCGATCCTGTTTGTAACCTCTTAAAGTGGTTCTTCCTCCGAGACCGGATTGAGTGACTTCCGTTCCCCACATATTTCGCATTTCGTAAAAAGGGGCATCTCCGTTGGTTTGAACCATGGCACCTTTGGCGCCCAAGACCAGTTTCTCCAAAAGGACATGAGGTTTTTTTGTAAACCATTCTACAGGGCTGACAAATCCGCGAGCGGAAACATAATTTTTGTTAAACTGGAAATCGGAACCGATCGCACGAAGAGATCTTTCGTGAGTGGCTTCCAAAAACACACCTCGGTTCGGATCCGGTTCGAAATCTCTCGTATCATATACGATTGCAATCCGGCCTGTATTGACATTCCCACCCTTAAAACCGATGATATTTCCAGCCTTGTTTTCTTCGGTGACTTTAGTAGTTCCTTCCGGAGTTGAAATTTCTTCGTTAGGTGCAAGTATATTGAGAGGAAGTCCGGCCAACTGGTCATAACCTCCGAATTTGGCATCCTGCCATTTTCCATCATAGGTCCGAATGATCTGTCTGGAAATTCTGGCACCTGCAATCGTACGAACCGTTCCCCCGAAGAAAGAATATTCACCGGAGAAGGTCCAGTTCGGATTTTCCAACTCGTAACGATTGTATTTATTGTCAGTGACTGTATTGTACTGTTCTCCCGATCCACCCGGCCTGCGGTACATTAAACTATCAGAATAATCGCTGAAACCTGCATTGCGAATCTGTCTTCCGGAAGGATCATTTCTTTCCAAATAGGAAAGAGGTTTCAAGGTTTCCGTACCCATTCCGAAATAAAGCAAGTTCGGATTTTTTTCATAAATCAAATCCGAGCGTACTCTCCATTTCGTATCGAAGATATAAGGTGCATCAAAACTTAAATCCTGGTATTGATTGCTCTTTGTCGTAGTGAAATACTGAACAAAAACTCTATATTTGTACGGGGTGTATTCGAAAAGTGGCCTGGACCTTTCCCCGTTATAATAATAAAAAACCCTAACTCCGTAACCGATACCGTTGTTGGGATCGGAATTCAACAAAGGAAGACCGGTAATGTATCCGCCTTCTTTTTTGATCTTTAAGTCCCGCTCGCTCAATCGTTTCTTTTCAGAAATCTCAAAGGGCAAATCGGCACGGGCAGGTCTGATGGTCGGTGCTTGTTCCGATTCAGGCTTTTCCTGAGCGGAGAGAGCAACAGTGGATATGAGAATACACAGAAATAAAAATTTCCGAAATAAAGATAGATTCATTGATGACTCGTTCACTATATAGGTTGTCAGACTCTGCTATGTTAGATGAACTTGTCAAACGATTTTGACACAATTTGCCTTTTCTGGCTAAATTTTGTCTAATAAAATCAACGGCTCATCCTGTTGTACAATTTCGCCTTGCGCTCTCAAAACCTGGCTCACCTTACAATCAAAAGGTGCTTTGATCGCATTTTCCATTTTCATTGCTTCCAATATCAGGATGGTCTCTCCTCTGGAAAATTTTTTACCGGGCTCACCAAACATCTGTATAATTTTCCCCGGCATAGGGCTTTTGATCTCGGGGGAATCGCTTCCCGCCAAAGCCAATTCCCTTTCCTTCCTACGAAAGGACCAAGTGTCTCCCAGATAGTGCAGGAAAATTTCATTTCGAACTTGCAAGTAGGTAAGAATACTTCCGGTTTCAAATACAATCTGTCCTCCGAAAGGAGGCTCGTTTGTTTTGTTAGAAACCTTGGGAAGAGGAACGGTTTCCACTTTCCGGTTATGAATGATCTTTACATTGTTATGTGAAAAGATAAGGGAAAGTTCACCCTCATGCGTATCCAATCTAAGCATCATGCCGATTCTCCCAAACTCACCCAAGGATCAGTTATTTTTGTTTCCGCACCGGCGAGACCCGCCAGAGCCAATCGAACGGAGAAAGGAACATTTTGGCGGAGTAGTTCTTCTTCGTTCCCTGCGATAAAATGAGTGGATACTTTACCTTCCCTAAATCCTTTCGCATCTGCAAGATTTTTCAAAAAACTAACATTTGTTATAGGACCGAACACGATCGTTTCCTTTAAAACCGCTACTAATTTATCGATGGCTTTGATTCTGGTTTCATCCCATACAATCAGTTTTGCGATCATAGGATCATAGTACAAAGAGATTTCGGAACCGGATACGATTCCTGAATCCACCCGTATTCCTTCTCCTTCGGGAAATTGGAGAGCGTGAACTTTTCCGATGGAAGGTAAAAATCCGTTCGAAGGGTCTTCGGCATAAATCCGCACTTCGATAGCATGTCCTTTCTGTTTCGGAGTTTCGGGAAGTGTTCCCCCTTCCGCCACACGGATTTGTAATTCCACAAGGTCAAGGCCCGTAGTCATTTCGGTAACGGGATGTTCCACCTGCAAACGGGTGTTCATTTCCAGAAAATAAAACTCACCCTTTTCACCTAATATAAATTCGACGGTGCCGGCTCCTTCGTAAGAAACGGATTTTGCCGCTTGGACTGCGGCTTTTGCCATTTCTTCTTTTAAAGAATCGGGATAATGTGGTGCAGGAGTTTCTTCGATCACTTTTTGGTGTCTTCTTTGCAAAGAACAATCCCTTTCGTGCAGATGGATCACATTTCCATGTTGGTCTCCGAAAATCTGAAATTCGACGTGACGCGGATTGGAAATATATTTCTCCAAAAGAATACGATCGTCACCGAAAGCGGACAATGCTTCCCTTTTTGCAGACAAAATCATTTCTTCCAGTTCGGAAGCGGATTCCACTCTGCGCATTCCTTTTCCTCCGCCTCCGGCGCTTGCCTTTGCCATAATAGGATAACCTATTTTGTCGGCTTCTTTTTTGAAACGCTCCATGGATTGATCTTCGCCTTCATATCCGGGAACAATGGGAACATCGAACTTTGCAACTAACAAGCGTGAGCCGATTTTGTCTCCCATTGCCCGAATGGAAGAAGGTTTCGGCCCGAGAAATTTAATTCCTTTGGCGGAGAGTTTTTCCGCAAATTCCGCATTTTCGGAAAGAAATCCGTAACCGGGATGAACTGCATCGGCACCGGAATCAGCACATGCCTTGAGGATCGCATCCTGATTCAAATAAGACAGTCTGGGCTCAGGCGGACCGATATGGATCGCCTCGTCCGCAAGTTTTACATAGAGACTGTCTTGGTCGGCATCCGAATAAACGGCTACAGTCTTGATTCCCAGGCGTTTTGCAGTGCGAATGACTCGAACTGCGATTTCTCCCCGGTTTGCGATTAGGATTTTTTTAATGTATGACATGAGTAAGAATCAGAGTCCAATTCCACAGAAAATAAATCAACAATGTTTGGAAGCGAGTTGACCTTTCTCTTTTTTCAAATGTCTTGGAGCGGAATGAAACTACTATATCGCAATTTGTCCTTTCCGGATAAATTATTTCTGGGATACTCCGTATCCTTTTTGTCATTATTCACTGTTTTCAGGATTATTTTTCTTTTTGTATATTCCTACAGACTTGAATCCTTTCAAGTCGACTCCATCTTACATTCATTTGCCGTAGGACTTCGTTTCGACCTGGCAACGGTAGGAATGTTACTGGGAGTATTCTATATTCTATCCAAATTCAGCATCTTAAACAGATTTCGTTCTTACCGTGTTCTTTGGTCTTTTCCACCCATTCCGATCTTTGCCTGGAGTATCGCTCATCTTTCCGGAGATATGCTCTATTATGAAAATGCAAACAAACATATCGGTTACGAAGCGGTCGTATTTTTGGCAGACATGCCGATACTCATCCAATCCGCCATCCATGAAAATCCGATTGCAATGATTCTTATCATTTCAGGGATCATCGGCTTTCTTGCGGTTTCCTTTTACGGTTATAAGAAATGGATTCTCCCCCGGGGAGATGAACCTTTTTCATTTTATAAATTTTTAATCTCATTGGCCTTTGCTTTTTTTCTCACGATCACACTCACAAGAGGAGGAGTTCAGGAAACTCCCTTGAGAGCAAGTAATGCGATTCTTTGCGAAGATACGTTCGTAAACAATATCCCGTTGAACGGAATTTATACGACCATAATGGATCTCAAAAGCCAATCCATTCCCAAAGAATTAAAAATGAATTTGACCCAATCTTACGCATTGGTTCGAAATGAAATCGATTATCCCGAAGCGGAATTTGTAAACCTTCCCAATTACCCTCTTCTCAGAAAACAACTGGAAACAAATAAATCAAAACCACCGAACATCGTTTTGGTTTTACAGGAGTCCTGGACGGGAAAATTCGTTTGGCCTATCAGTGACGGAATCGTAAACGGAAAAGAACTCACTCCTTTTTACAATCAACTTGCCAAAGAAGGACACAGTTTCAAAAGATTTTTTGCCAACGGAGGAAGGACTTCCAACGGACTTCTTTCCATGCTGACAGGAATTCCCGACAGACCGGGATTAACAGCTGTTCGAACACACCAAGTGCTTGGAAATTTCTCCGGTTTGGGAAATGTATTCAAACACTGGGGTTATGACACGATCTTTATCACCGGAGACGATTTGCAATTCGACAGCCTCGGAACCATTCTTCCTCATTGGGGTTTTCAAAAAATAATCGGAAAAAAGGAAATAGAAAAAACAAACCGGTTTAAGATCGGAGCCTGGGGTTAT
The nucleotide sequence above comes from Leptospira kobayashii. Encoded proteins:
- the lsa25 gene encoding surface adhesin Lsa25, producing the protein MKHRNILLIMALSLAVFFVNCEAKPEKDFYGVSEEETNLLIAGFLANQSLVDTRTGTIRDPAAGLEWQKCSVGQVYRQTQNDCQGAAAGTVLNPQDPYRYGARQLAFCDSKTHACNRVTVPQVLLAASEITISGISEAYQACAALGTTWRVPTPIELKRLTETGRISVLNYFPSTLEAEYWSSWSNEQDIPGETARSISFDRSTFGDEKNTVKTDRNYVRCVRNL
- the omp85 gene encoding Omp85 family outer membrane protein; the encoded protein is MFKYITRSVILLLFLFSLGIMAQAKTEEETGPRPPHPGLPFEISEKKRLSVRDVKNKKEGGYFTGLPLVNSDPNVGIGYGARVIYLNNGGRDNPLFEYTPYRYRIFAQYFNTTKNAPYHWLSLDAPYIFDTKWRVRADLVYDRNPNTLYFGIGEKTLQPLSYLERNDPAGRMVRNAPFADYENNLGYRRPGDVGAGEAPYVTDSRYNRYDIENPNFSFSGEYSFFGGTVRTVTGVRLSKQIVRTYDGKTYDAKFGASELLGGVPLGSGFLDNVVGDHLPTPEGETRLTRDQKDGKILGFNGGTTNTIRAGVVYDTRDFEPDPNRGLFLEATHERSAKAIGSNYEFNKNLVSGRLFFSPVEWITKKPPELLEKFVIATRAALMQTNGDAPFYEYRNMWGTETNQSGLGGRTTIRGYKQDRFVGQTMGYANFEVRWKFASVDIWGQHFDFQLVPFYDVGRVWDATDRVNLKGYKHSRGLGFRIPWNQATVIYVDYAVSKEDSQAFVNFNHIF
- the lsa25 gene encoding surface adhesin Lsa25, which produces MKHRNILLIMALSLVAFFVNCEAKPEKDFYGVSEEETNLLIAGFLANQSLVDTRTGTIRDPAAGLEWQKCSVGQVYRQTQNDCQGAAAGTVLNPQDPYRYGARQLAFCDSKTHACNRVTVPQVLLAASEITISGISEAYQACAALGTTWRVPTPIELKRLTETGRISVLNYFPSTLEAEYWSSWSNEQDIPGETARSISFDRSTFGDEKNTVKTDRNYVRCVKNL
- the omp85 gene encoding Omp85 family outer membrane protein; translated protein: MNLSLFRKFLFLCILISTVALSAQEKPESEQAPTIRPARADLPFEISEKKRLSERDLKIKKEGGYITGLPLLNSDPNNGIGYGVRVFYYYNGERSRPLFEYTPYKYRVFVQYFTTTKSNQYQDLSFDAPYIFDTKWRVRSDLIYEKNPNLLYFGMGTETLKPLSYLERNDPSGRQIRNAGFSDYSDSLMYRRPGGSGEQYNTVTDNKYNRYELENPNWTFSGEYSFFGGTVRTIAGARISRQIIRTYDGKWQDAKFGGYDQLAGLPLNILAPNEEISTPEGTTKVTEENKAGNIIGFKGGNVNTGRIAIVYDTRDFEPDPNRGVFLEATHERSLRAIGSDFQFNKNYVSARGFVSPVEWFTKKPHVLLEKLVLGAKGAMVQTNGDAPFYEMRNMWGTEVTQSGLGGRTTLRGYKQDRFIGQTMAYANFEVRWKFASIDVAKQHFDFQLVPFYDVGRVWDATEKVNLKGYKHSRGLGFRIPWNQATVIIIDHAWSSEDSQTFVNFNHIF
- a CDS encoding acetyl-CoA carboxylase biotin carboxyl carrier protein subunit, coding for MMLRLDTHEGELSLIFSHNNVKIIHNRKVETVPLPKVSNKTNEPPFGGQIVFETGSILTYLQVRNEIFLHYLGDTWSFRRKERELALAGSDSPEIKSPMPGKIIQMFGEPGKKFSRGETILILEAMKMENAIKAPFDCKVSQVLRAQGEIVQQDEPLILLDKI
- a CDS encoding acetyl-CoA carboxylase biotin carboxylase subunit, yielding MSYIKKILIANRGEIAVRVIRTAKRLGIKTVAVYSDADQDSLYVKLADEAIHIGPPEPRLSYLNQDAILKACADSGADAVHPGYGFLSENAEFAEKLSAKGIKFLGPKPSSIRAMGDKIGSRLLVAKFDVPIVPGYEGEDQSMERFKKEADKIGYPIMAKASAGGGGKGMRRVESASELEEMILSAKREALSAFGDDRILLEKYISNPRHVEFQIFGDQHGNVIHLHERDCSLQRRHQKVIEETPAPHYPDSLKEEMAKAAVQAAKSVSYEGAGTVEFILGEKGEFYFLEMNTRLQVEHPVTEMTTGLDLVELQIRVAEGGTLPETPKQKGHAIEVRIYAEDPSNGFLPSIGKVHALQFPEGEGIRVDSGIVSGSEISLYYDPMIAKLIVWDETRIKAIDKLVAVLKETIVFGPITNVSFLKNLADAKGFREGKVSTHFIAGNEEELLRQNVPFSVRLALAGLAGAETKITDPWVSLGESA
- a CDS encoding LTA synthase family protein; amino-acid sequence: MKLLYRNLSFPDKLFLGYSVSFLSLFTVFRIIFLFVYSYRLESFQVDSILHSFAVGLRFDLATVGMLLGVFYILSKFSILNRFRSYRVLWSFPPIPIFAWSIAHLSGDMLYYENANKHIGYEAVVFLADMPILIQSAIHENPIAMILIISGIIGFLAVSFYGYKKWILPRGDEPFSFYKFLISLAFAFFLTITLTRGGVQETPLRASNAILCEDTFVNNIPLNGIYTTIMDLKSQSIPKELKMNLTQSYALVRNEIDYPEAEFVNLPNYPLLRKQLETNKSKPPNIVLVLQESWTGKFVWPISDGIVNGKELTPFYNQLAKEGHSFKRFFANGGRTSNGLLSMLTGIPDRPGLTAVRTHQVLGNFSGLGNVFKHWGYDTIFITGDDLQFDSLGTILPHWGFQKIIGKKEIEKTNRFKIGAWGYDDRDILELLHDEINASNKNGKPFLGTILTMTTHYPYKVPDSKFEIYDSSVQDYDYLNTYHYADWALSDFIGRAKKSDYFKNTIFVFAADHTHHRYLNYFEDRNVPFLIWAPGKIKAKLDTRTVSQLDVLPTVIGLVGKETYFSAMGKNLLSSGKTKESAYFAYGAAFGWIEENQFLFQWADGNKNFTLTANPPLGDNEECKQTPTLCSTSLQKAKAYFNLSMELMNKNKVFPGGML